The Chryseobacterium aureum genome contains a region encoding:
- a CDS encoding DUF4269 domain-containing protein, with translation MPDFTRIDYLKDGNERQKKAYEILTKYHVLEKMKDYFPILAGTVPIEIDIKGSDLDLIFQVDLEYKQDFLDDLLFCQLISQDTEVEHSMVNGEECITLNCMLEGVPIEIFGQNKPTLQQNAYLHMVAEYKILQEKGEKFKQKIIDLKKQGIKTEPAFGMLLGLENPYEDLLKF, from the coding sequence ATGCCCGATTTTACCAGAATTGATTATCTGAAAGATGGAAATGAAAGACAGAAAAAAGCTTATGAAATTCTGACAAAGTATCATGTTTTGGAGAAAATGAAGGACTATTTTCCCATTCTAGCAGGTACTGTTCCTATAGAAATTGATATCAAAGGAAGTGACCTGGATCTTATTTTCCAGGTGGATTTAGAATATAAACAGGATTTTCTGGACGATTTACTGTTTTGCCAGCTTATTTCTCAGGATACAGAGGTGGAGCATTCCATGGTAAACGGTGAGGAATGTATTACATTAAACTGTATGCTTGAAGGGGTTCCCATCGAGATTTTCGGGCAAAATAAGCCTACGCTGCAGCAGAATGCCTACCTTCATATGGTCGCCGAATACAAAATACTACAGGAGAAAGGAGAGAAATTTAAACAAAAAATAATAGATCTGAAAAAACAGGGAATAAAAACAGAACCGGCTTTCGGAATGCTGCTGGGGCTTGAGAACCCTTATGAAGATCTGTTGAAATTTTAA
- a CDS encoding TatD family hydrolase, producing the protein MIDTHTHLYAEEFDEDRKEAIQRALDKGITEFYLPAIDSESHEKMLTLETEYPGQIFSMMGLHPCYVKPESWEKELEIVKKYLDQRPFPAIGEIGIDLYWDKTTLDIQVKAFEQQIDWAIERDLPIVIHTRESFDETFDVLERKKHPKLRGIFHCFSGNLEQAQHAIDLNFILGIGGVVTFKNGKIDQFLNEIPLDKIVLETDSPYLAPVPHRGKRNESSYLDLVAGKLVNIYGKDFSEIDRITTENAKNLFK; encoded by the coding sequence ATGATTGATACCCATACACACTTATACGCAGAAGAATTTGATGAAGACAGAAAAGAAGCTATTCAAAGAGCATTAGATAAAGGAATTACAGAATTTTATCTTCCTGCCATTGATTCTGAATCTCATGAGAAAATGCTGACACTGGAAACTGAATATCCGGGACAGATTTTTTCCATGATGGGATTACATCCTTGTTATGTAAAACCGGAATCCTGGGAAAAAGAACTTGAAATTGTAAAAAAATACCTTGATCAAAGACCTTTTCCTGCAATTGGAGAGATCGGAATTGATCTGTACTGGGATAAAACGACACTGGATATTCAGGTAAAAGCTTTTGAACAGCAGATTGACTGGGCAATAGAAAGAGACCTTCCGATTGTGATCCATACCAGAGAAAGCTTTGATGAGACATTTGACGTTTTAGAACGAAAAAAACATCCCAAACTGAGAGGAATCTTCCATTGCTTTTCCGGAAATCTGGAACAGGCACAGCATGCCATTGACCTTAATTTTATTTTAGGAATCGGTGGAGTAGTCACCTTCAAAAACGGGAAAATAGATCAGTTTCTAAATGAGATTCCTTTGGATAAAATTGTTCTGGAAACAGATTCTCCTTATCTGGCCCCGGTTCCGCACAGAGGAAAAAGAAACGAGAGCTCTTATCTTGATCTGGTAGCCGGAAAACTGGTAAACATCTATGGGAAAGATTTTTCTGAGATAGACCGCATTACAACGGAAAATGCCAAGAATCTTTTTAAGTAA
- a CDS encoding DEAD/DEAH box helicase: MNFTDLNLIEPIAKAIQEQGYTTPTPIQERSIPDILEGRDFLGCAQTGTGKTAAFSIPILQNLSKNKIPNKHIKALILTPTRELAIQIEENINAYGKYLPLKQLVIFGGVKQGNQEAALRKGVDILVATPGRLLDFIAQGIISLKNLEIFVLDEADRMLDMGFVHDVKRIIKLLPQKRQTLFFSATMPGEIQKLANSILNNPVKVEVTPVSSTADTIKQSVYFVEKDNKLNLLSHILQNDISDSVLVFARTKHGADKISRKLQKDNISAEAIHGNKSQNARQNALNNFKSGKTRVLVATDIAARGIDIDELKFVINFELSDVSETYVHRIGRTGRAGAEGNSISFVDGLDLLNLKNTEKLIGKKIPVIKDHPFHTDDLVAQKRDSNNKPVHAGSEKPKTGGSNNPRSNNNRKKPSAGASVGFKKPKNKNFTRKK, translated from the coding sequence TTGAATTTTACAGACTTAAACTTAATAGAACCTATTGCAAAAGCAATCCAGGAGCAGGGATACACGACTCCGACTCCTATCCAGGAAAGATCTATTCCTGATATTCTGGAAGGCAGAGACTTTTTAGGTTGTGCACAGACAGGAACAGGAAAGACAGCAGCTTTTTCCATCCCAATCCTACAGAATTTATCCAAAAATAAAATTCCCAATAAACATATTAAAGCATTAATCCTTACACCGACCAGAGAACTGGCGATTCAGATAGAGGAAAACATTAATGCTTACGGTAAATATCTTCCATTAAAACAGCTTGTTATCTTCGGAGGGGTAAAACAGGGAAACCAGGAGGCTGCTTTGAGAAAAGGAGTTGATATTCTGGTAGCCACTCCCGGAAGACTTCTGGACTTTATTGCCCAGGGAATCATCAGCCTGAAAAATCTTGAAATTTTTGTACTGGATGAAGCAGACAGAATGCTGGATATGGGTTTTGTACATGATGTAAAAAGGATCATTAAGCTTTTACCTCAGAAAAGACAGACTTTATTCTTTTCGGCCACGATGCCCGGAGAAATTCAGAAACTGGCTAATTCTATCCTGAATAACCCCGTAAAAGTAGAAGTAACCCCTGTTTCATCTACAGCGGACACCATTAAGCAATCTGTTTATTTTGTAGAAAAAGACAATAAGCTGAATTTGCTTTCCCACATTCTTCAAAATGACATTTCAGATTCTGTGCTGGTTTTTGCAAGAACGAAACATGGTGCTGACAAGATTTCCAGAAAACTTCAGAAAGACAATATTTCCGCAGAAGCGATCCACGGTAATAAATCTCAGAATGCGAGACAAAATGCCTTGAACAACTTTAAATCCGGGAAAACAAGAGTTCTTGTGGCTACAGATATTGCTGCAAGGGGAATTGATATTGACGAACTGAAATTTGTTATTAATTTTGAGCTTTCTGATGTTTCTGAAACCTATGTACACAGAATCGGAAGAACAGGAAGAGCCGGTGCTGAAGGTAATTCTATATCTTTTGTAGATGGACTAGACCTTTTGAACCTGAAGAATACTGAAAAGCTGATTGGCAAAAAAATTCCGGTCATTAAAGACCATCCGTTCCATACAGATGATCTGGTTGCCCAGAAAAGGGATTCTAATAACAAGCCTGTTCACGCAGGCAGCGAAAAACCTAAAACAGGCGGCAGCAATAATCCAAGGTCTAATAACAACCGTAAAAAGCCTTCTGCGGGAGCTTCGGTAGGGTTCAAAAAACCTAAGAACAAGAATTTCACCAGAAAGAAATAA
- a CDS encoding DUF6438 domain-containing protein, translating to MKYLLGLCAFLFLFSCHSQKVNSQYSTIEYEATPCFGFCPVFKMTISPDRTAVFEAEHFNFNDKPSKDEFSKPREGTFKGTIKEEDYNRLITLLNELNIKSLNDKYGEHNITDLPTSYLRIKLADGTSKNVEDYGKRGSEKLSELYQFFENLRKNQQWTKVK from the coding sequence ATGAAATATTTACTGGGCCTTTGTGCATTTCTATTCTTATTCTCCTGCCATTCTCAGAAAGTCAATTCCCAATATTCTACCATTGAATATGAGGCTACTCCATGTTTTGGGTTTTGTCCTGTTTTTAAAATGACGATCAGTCCAGACAGAACCGCAGTTTTTGAAGCGGAGCATTTTAATTTTAATGACAAGCCTTCCAAAGATGAGTTTTCAAAACCTCGTGAAGGGACTTTCAAAGGAACGATTAAAGAAGAGGATTACAACAGATTAATTACTTTACTGAATGAATTAAACATAAAAAGCTTAAATGATAAGTACGGGGAGCACAATATTACGGATCTTCCTACTTCTTATTTAAGAATCAAACTGGCTGACGGAACTTCGAAAAATGTGGAAGATTATGGAAAACGGGGAAGCGAAAAACTTTCGGAACTGTATCAGTTTTTTGAAAATCTGCGAAAAAACCAGCAATGGACCAAAGTGAAATAA
- the obgE gene encoding GTPase ObgE, with amino-acid sequence MSNFVDYVKIHCKSGHGGAGSAHLRREKYIPKGGPDGGDGGRGGHVIMRGNANEWTLLPLRYTRHIKAERGENGAKNQLTGADGSDIYIDVPIGTIAKNEEGEIIGEILEDKQEIILMQGGKGGKGNEHFKSSTNQTPRYAQPGMDGEEGYVVFELKILADVGLVGFPNAGKSTLLASVSAAKPKIANYAFTTLTPNLGIVDYRNYKSFVMADIPGIIEGAAEGKGLGHRFLRHIERNSILLFLIPADSENHFQEFKILENELKEYNPELLDKDFIISVSKSDLLDEELKKEIAAEFPENKQPLFFSGVTGEGLMELKDAIWKQLHG; translated from the coding sequence ATGTCTAACTTTGTAGATTACGTAAAAATCCATTGTAAAAGCGGACACGGAGGTGCTGGTTCTGCCCATCTCCGCCGTGAAAAGTATATTCCTAAAGGTGGTCCTGACGGTGGCGACGGTGGCCGTGGCGGACACGTCATTATGAGAGGAAATGCTAATGAATGGACTTTGCTTCCACTCCGATACACCCGTCACATCAAAGCAGAACGAGGTGAAAACGGAGCAAAAAACCAGCTGACAGGGGCTGACGGTTCTGATATTTATATAGACGTTCCAATCGGAACTATCGCTAAAAATGAGGAGGGTGAAATTATCGGAGAAATCCTTGAGGACAAACAGGAAATCATTTTGATGCAGGGAGGAAAAGGGGGAAAAGGAAATGAACATTTCAAATCTTCTACCAATCAGACACCAAGATATGCACAACCCGGAATGGATGGTGAGGAAGGCTATGTAGTCTTTGAGCTTAAAATTTTGGCTGATGTAGGACTTGTTGGGTTTCCGAATGCTGGAAAATCTACACTTTTAGCGTCTGTTTCCGCAGCAAAACCCAAAATTGCCAATTACGCTTTCACCACTTTAACTCCTAACCTTGGAATTGTAGACTACAGAAATTACAAATCTTTTGTAATGGCTGATATTCCGGGAATTATTGAAGGAGCAGCAGAAGGAAAAGGCTTAGGGCACAGATTCCTGAGACATATTGAAAGAAACTCTATCCTGTTATTCCTAATTCCGGCTGATTCTGAAAACCATTTCCAGGAGTTTAAAATTCTTGAAAATGAACTGAAGGAGTACAATCCTGAACTTTTGGATAAGGACTTCATTATTTCTGTTTCAAAATCAGACCTTTTGGACGAGGAACTGAAGAAAGAAATTGCAGCAGAGTTCCCGGAAAACAAACAGCCTTTATTCTTCTCAGGGGTTACCGGAGAAGGACTTATGGAACTGAAAGATGCAATCTGGAAACAATTGCACGGATAA
- a CDS encoding adenylate kinase, whose product MINIVLFGPPGSGKGTQAQNLIEKFNLKQVSTGDLFRYNMKNDTELGKLAKSYIDKGELVPDQVTTDMLIDEIKKPTDTNGFIFDGYPRTTAQTEALETIVKEVLNDEIDICLSLVVEDKILVERLLKRGETSGRSDDSNVEIIENRIKEYYTKTAEVAELYKQQGKYVEVNGVGEIDEISQKLFAEVEKIK is encoded by the coding sequence ATGATAAACATTGTTCTGTTCGGCCCTCCAGGAAGTGGAAAAGGAACACAAGCCCAGAATCTGATCGAGAAATTCAATTTAAAACAGGTTTCAACAGGTGATCTTTTCAGATACAATATGAAAAATGATACTGAACTTGGAAAACTGGCTAAGTCATACATCGATAAGGGAGAATTGGTTCCGGATCAGGTAACAACAGATATGCTGATCGACGAGATTAAAAAACCTACTGATACCAACGGTTTTATTTTTGACGGATATCCAAGAACCACGGCTCAGACCGAAGCATTGGAGACTATCGTTAAAGAAGTACTGAATGACGAGATAGACATCTGTCTTTCATTGGTAGTAGAGGACAAAATTCTGGTTGAAAGACTTCTGAAAAGAGGCGAAACCAGCGGAAGATCAGACGACAGCAATGTAGAGATCATCGAAAACAGAATTAAAGAATATTATACCAAAACAGCAGAAGTTGCCGAGCTTTATAAGCAGCAGGGTAAATATGTAGAGGTAAACGGTGTTGGAGAAATTGATGAAATTTCCCAGAAACTTTTCGCTGAGGTAGAGAAAATTAAATAA
- a CDS encoding phosphoribosyltransferase, with the protein MESIKVHDKTFVPYLKDAEIQEIVKETALRIYEDYKDEVPVFIGVLNGVVMFFSDLLKYYPGECEIAFIQMSSYVGTESTGIVYQKMELTKDVRDRHIILVEDIVDTGNTVESLFKYFKETQRPKSVKLASFLLKPEIYKKDFKLDYIGKEIPNKFVLGYGLDYDELGRNLPNLYQLEDGQINH; encoded by the coding sequence ATGGAAAGCATTAAAGTTCACGACAAAACTTTCGTTCCTTATTTAAAGGATGCCGAAATTCAGGAAATTGTAAAAGAGACAGCGTTAAGAATTTATGAAGATTACAAGGATGAGGTTCCTGTTTTCATTGGTGTTTTGAATGGGGTGGTGATGTTCTTCTCAGATCTTTTAAAATATTACCCGGGGGAATGCGAAATTGCCTTCATTCAGATGAGCTCTTATGTAGGAACTGAATCTACAGGGATTGTTTATCAGAAAATGGAGCTTACCAAAGATGTAAGAGACCGTCACATTATTCTTGTAGAGGATATTGTAGATACTGGAAATACGGTTGAAAGTCTTTTCAAATATTTCAAAGAAACACAGCGTCCTAAATCTGTAAAACTGGCAAGTTTCCTATTGAAACCGGAGATTTACAAGAAAGACTTCAAGCTGGACTATATCGGAAAAGAAATTCCTAATAAGTTTGTACTTGGATACGGACTGGATTATGATGAATTAGGAAGAAACCTGCCGAATTTATATCAGTTGGAAGACGGACAAATCAACCATTAA
- a CDS encoding ABC-F family ATP-binding cassette domain-containing protein has product MILLQNISFGFPGGNLLFNHTNLTIQSSIKSALVGSNGMGKSTLLKMIAGEIQPLNGSINIQGDIFYVPQMFGNCNHLTIAECLKIDQKLNSLQKITNGEVDEIYFEMLNDDWDVEERCRQALEYWGLDHFELHQKLEGLSGGQKTKVFLAGIQINQPDVIILDEPTNHLDLEGRKLLYDLIGKTDATVIIVSHDRTLLNLVDTLFELSNQGIATYGGNYNFYAEQKEIEDEALQNDIHSKERALKKAKEKERETLERKQKLDARGKGKQEKSGVARIMMNTLRNNAEKNSSKLKSVHAEKISGISGDLRDLRSSLKNFEQMKVNFNDSNLHSGKILVAAEDINFDYGKGKLWKENSNLELRSGDRICIKGSNGSGKTTLIRLLLGKIEPSEGKISRAEFNSIYIDQEYSVIDNNATLYDFVQTFNDHAMQESDVKTLLSRFLFGKETWDKKCGMLSGGERLRLLLCGLSISNQAPDLIILDEPTNNLDLQNVEILTHSIKDYQGTLLVISHDEVFLEEIGIDQELILN; this is encoded by the coding sequence ATGATTTTACTTCAAAATATATCCTTTGGGTTTCCGGGAGGAAATCTTCTATTCAATCATACCAATTTAACAATACAATCTTCCATTAAATCTGCTTTAGTAGGAAGCAACGGCATGGGAAAGTCAACCCTGCTGAAAATGATTGCGGGCGAAATACAACCTTTAAATGGCTCAATCAATATTCAGGGTGATATTTTTTATGTACCCCAAATGTTCGGAAACTGTAATCACCTTACCATTGCTGAATGTCTTAAAATAGATCAGAAATTAAATTCGCTTCAAAAAATTACCAACGGAGAAGTGGATGAAATTTATTTTGAAATGCTCAATGATGACTGGGACGTTGAAGAACGCTGCCGGCAGGCACTGGAATATTGGGGACTTGATCATTTTGAGCTGCATCAAAAGCTGGAAGGCTTAAGCGGCGGACAAAAGACAAAGGTTTTTCTAGCGGGAATTCAAATTAACCAACCTGATGTCATCATCCTGGATGAACCGACCAATCATCTGGACCTTGAAGGAAGAAAACTGTTATACGACCTGATCGGTAAAACAGACGCCACAGTGATTATTGTAAGCCACGACAGAACTTTGCTCAATCTGGTGGATACCCTATTCGAATTGAGCAACCAGGGAATTGCGACCTACGGCGGAAATTACAATTTCTATGCTGAACAGAAAGAAATAGAGGATGAAGCGTTACAAAATGACATCCACTCGAAAGAAAGAGCTTTGAAAAAAGCAAAAGAAAAAGAACGGGAAACTTTAGAAAGAAAACAAAAACTGGATGCAAGAGGGAAAGGAAAGCAGGAAAAATCAGGAGTGGCGAGAATCATGATGAACACGCTCCGGAATAATGCAGAAAAGAACAGTTCCAAACTGAAGAGTGTACATGCTGAGAAAATCAGCGGAATTTCAGGTGATTTACGGGATCTCCGTTCCTCCTTAAAGAATTTTGAGCAGATGAAAGTTAATTTTAATGATTCAAATTTGCATTCAGGGAAGATTCTTGTTGCTGCTGAAGATATCAATTTCGATTACGGAAAAGGAAAACTCTGGAAAGAAAATAGTAATCTTGAGTTGCGAAGCGGAGATCGAATTTGCATTAAAGGTTCGAACGGTTCGGGAAAAACGACACTGATCAGACTCCTGCTCGGAAAAATTGAACCTTCAGAAGGGAAAATAAGCAGGGCAGAGTTCAACAGTATTTATATTGATCAGGAATATTCTGTGATTGATAATAACGCCACTCTTTACGATTTTGTGCAGACCTTTAATGATCATGCAATGCAGGAATCCGATGTGAAAACATTACTGTCAAGGTTTTTGTTTGGTAAAGAGACCTGGGATAAAAAGTGTGGTATGCTGAGTGGGGGAGAGCGCCTGAGACTGCTTCTGTGCGGACTTTCTATCAGTAATCAGGCACCTGATCTTATTATACTTGATGAGCCTACCAATAATTTAGATCTGCAGAATGTAGAAATTCTCACCCACTCTATTAAAGATTATCAGGGAACATTGCTCGTGATCTCCCATGATGAAGTTTTTTTGGAGGAGATCGGAATTGATCAGGAATTAATCCTGAATTAA
- a CDS encoding alpha/beta fold hydrolase: MPISQSPSYLPSNINNESQLFYTLFSPETAKATLLIVHGMQEHSGRYAEIAEYFADHGIAVLTYDHLGHGKSVKDKKEIGFFQLEKPDERLISDTEMMADYLAGQFPEVPHFILGHSMGSFITRCLLQKASSKFAGAIITGTGGSLPGIDVLRGYLSLANAIAPRHRTFLNSVFTSVNNKHFKKDKDFSDTSWLSVNPENRKKFEQDELCGIPFTHNAFYTLFSIYKKATSRNWASSISKSFPFLFVSGQNDPIGDFGKGVMHTVDNLKADGFQNVDVKIYPDMRHEILNESIREEVLKEIHNWILK; the protein is encoded by the coding sequence ATGCCAATATCACAATCACCATCATACCTCCCATCAAATATAAACAACGAGTCCCAGCTTTTCTATACCCTGTTTTCTCCAGAGACAGCAAAAGCTACTCTGCTTATCGTTCACGGCATGCAGGAACACAGCGGAAGGTATGCAGAGATTGCTGAATATTTTGCTGATCATGGGATTGCTGTATTGACGTATGATCATCTTGGACACGGAAAATCTGTAAAAGACAAAAAAGAGATTGGTTTCTTCCAGCTTGAAAAACCGGATGAGAGACTTATTTCAGATACAGAAATGATGGCAGATTATCTTGCAGGGCAGTTTCCGGAGGTTCCGCATTTTATTCTGGGACATTCTATGGGATCTTTTATTACAAGGTGTCTTCTTCAAAAAGCAAGCAGCAAATTTGCAGGTGCCATCATTACAGGAACCGGAGGTTCTTTACCGGGAATAGATGTATTAAGAGGTTATTTATCATTAGCTAATGCCATCGCTCCCCGTCATCGTACTTTCTTGAATTCTGTTTTTACGAGTGTCAATAACAAGCATTTTAAAAAGGATAAAGATTTTAGTGATACCAGCTGGCTGAGTGTAAATCCTGAAAACAGGAAGAAGTTTGAGCAGGATGAACTTTGTGGAATTCCGTTCACTCATAATGCTTTTTATACTTTATTCAGCATTTATAAAAAGGCTACATCAAGAAACTGGGCTTCCTCTATTTCTAAATCGTTTCCTTTCTTATTTGTAAGCGGCCAGAATGATCCGATCGGTGATTTTGGAAAAGGAGTGATGCATACAGTTGATAATTTAAAAGCTGATGGTTTTCAGAATGTAGACGTAAAGATTTATCCGGATATGCGTCATGAGATTTTGAACGAATCCATACGAGAGGAGGTTCTGAAGGAAATCCATAACTGGATCTTAAAATAA
- a CDS encoding adenylosuccinate synthase — MSTYVVVGLQYGDEGKGKITDVLSAKSDYVVRFQGGDNAGHTVYVGDEKFVLHLLPSGVLQCKGKCIIANGVVVNPKSFIKEVGQIESKGLRTDHIFISRRAHVIMPYHILLDTYREEEHGGTQIGTTKKGIGPCYEDKIARVGIRMVDLLNPEILRDKIEKNLKVKNSLFEKYYGKPTLDVEEIYNEYLAIGKQLQDRIVDTELELNEAIRDGKNVLFEGAQALMLDIDFGTYPYVTSSSPSTGGVCSGAGVPPTSLQNLIGVAKAYCTRVGNGPFPSELDNELGEKIRQIGGEFGATTGRPRRTGWLDLVSLKHACMINGINNLVITKLDVLTGIENLKVVTHYKTEDGKIIDYFTSSTEKLYNYEPIYQDLPGWSEDITKARSYDELPDTAQKYIEFIEKYLGINVYLVSVGPERSQNIIRKELF, encoded by the coding sequence ATGTCAACTTATGTAGTTGTAGGTCTTCAGTACGGAGATGAAGGCAAAGGAAAAATCACGGATGTTTTATCAGCAAAATCGGACTATGTAGTGCGTTTCCAGGGGGGAGACAACGCTGGTCACACGGTTTATGTAGGTGATGAAAAATTCGTTCTACACCTTCTTCCTTCAGGAGTTCTTCAATGCAAAGGGAAATGTATCATTGCAAATGGAGTAGTGGTAAACCCTAAATCTTTTATTAAAGAAGTTGGTCAGATCGAGAGCAAAGGCTTAAGAACAGATCACATCTTTATCAGCAGAAGAGCGCATGTCATCATGCCTTACCACATCCTTTTGGATACTTACCGTGAAGAGGAGCACGGAGGAACTCAGATCGGAACTACCAAAAAAGGAATCGGACCTTGCTATGAAGATAAAATTGCAAGAGTCGGGATCAGAATGGTAGACCTTCTAAATCCTGAGATTTTAAGAGACAAAATTGAGAAAAACTTAAAAGTTAAGAACTCTCTTTTTGAAAAATATTACGGAAAACCAACTTTAGACGTTGAAGAAATCTACAACGAATATTTAGCCATCGGAAAACAGCTACAGGACAGAATCGTTGATACTGAATTAGAGTTGAACGAAGCTATCAGAGACGGTAAAAACGTATTGTTTGAAGGAGCTCAGGCTTTAATGCTTGACATCGACTTCGGAACTTATCCCTACGTAACTTCATCTTCTCCTTCTACAGGAGGTGTTTGTTCAGGAGCTGGTGTTCCGCCAACTTCACTTCAAAACCTGATCGGAGTAGCGAAGGCTTACTGTACAAGAGTAGGAAACGGACCTTTCCCTTCAGAATTAGATAATGAACTGGGTGAAAAAATCAGACAGATCGGTGGTGAATTCGGAGCTACTACAGGAAGACCAAGAAGAACAGGGTGGTTAGACCTTGTTTCTTTAAAGCATGCTTGTATGATCAACGGAATCAACAATCTTGTGATTACAAAACTTGACGTTCTTACGGGAATTGAAAACTTAAAAGTAGTAACACATTATAAAACTGAAGACGGAAAAATCATCGATTATTTCACTTCTTCAACAGAAAAATTATACAACTACGAACCAATTTACCAGGATTTACCAGGCTGGAGCGAAGATATTACGAAGGCAAGAAGCTATGATGAACTTCCTGATACAGCTCAAAAATACATCGAGTTTATTGAGAAATATTTAGGAATCAATGTATACTTAGTTTCTGTAGGTCCTGAAAGAAGTCAGAACATCATCAGAAAAGAATTATTCTAA
- a CDS encoding energy transducer TonB, translated as MKQHNQNQEFRFNEVLFEHRNKDYGAYVLRNESDRILTKALFIGAGLMAAVSITPFVISAMKPADIPSGPLYELPRVVEIQEIDKPKDPPAQIVKPTPPAPAVKAYDNRLPEPKAIVTNEKQVEDKTNAVASTQTSEGKETATDSYIPIVPRVIGGDGPPAVKTEPVVEKTDPKKIETELSVEANFAGGIDSFRNKVMNNFDGSGFESEDVVKTTVTFIVEMDGTISGVKANGTNAEFNNEAVRTIKNISSKGKWIPAKNKKGEFVRSYFKFPISMRFDN; from the coding sequence ATGAAACAACATAACCAAAACCAGGAATTTCGGTTCAACGAAGTCCTGTTCGAGCACCGCAATAAAGACTATGGTGCCTATGTATTAAGAAACGAATCAGATAGAATATTAACCAAAGCACTCTTTATCGGAGCAGGTTTAATGGCCGCAGTATCTATCACCCCTTTTGTAATTTCTGCAATGAAACCTGCTGATATACCCTCAGGACCGTTATATGAACTTCCAAGAGTTGTTGAAATTCAGGAGATAGATAAACCGAAAGATCCTCCTGCGCAGATTGTAAAACCCACTCCGCCAGCTCCTGCTGTAAAAGCATATGACAACAGATTACCGGAGCCTAAAGCAATTGTTACTAATGAAAAACAAGTGGAGGATAAAACAAATGCAGTGGCAAGCACACAGACATCGGAAGGTAAAGAAACTGCCACAGATAGCTATATTCCGATTGTTCCACGTGTTATTGGAGGGGATGGCCCACCTGCGGTGAAGACTGAGCCGGTAGTGGAAAAGACAGATCCTAAAAAGATTGAAACGGAATTAAGCGTAGAAGCTAATTTTGCAGGAGGCATAGACTCCTTCAGAAATAAAGTAATGAACAACTTCGATGGTTCAGGATTCGAATCAGAAGATGTTGTAAAGACGACAGTTACCTTTATTGTTGAAATGGACGGAACGATCTCAGGGGTAAAAGCTAATGGAACCAACGCCGAATTTAACAATGAGGCAGTGAGAACAATCAAAAACATCTCAAGCAAAGGAAAATGGATTCCTGCCAAAAACAAAAAAGGAGAATTCGTAAGAAGTTATTTCAAATTTCCTATCTCAATGAGGTTTGATAATTAA
- a CDS encoding ParA family protein, whose translation MAKIIGIANQKGGVGKTTTAVNLAAALGVLEKRILIIDADPQANATSGLGVEDVQYSTYNLLEHSAETRVCIKRTATPNLDIIPSHIDLVAAEIELVDKEDREYMLKKALASVRDDYDYIIIDCAPSLGLITVNALTAADSVIIPIQCEYFALEGLGKLLNTVKNVQKIHNKDLGIEGLLLTMYDSRLRLSNQVVEEVNLHFPEMVFETIISRNVRLSEAPSFGESILNYDAESKGAVQYIQLAEEVLLKNENLIKN comes from the coding sequence ATGGCAAAAATCATAGGTATTGCTAATCAAAAAGGAGGCGTTGGTAAAACTACCACCGCTGTAAACCTGGCGGCAGCATTAGGAGTATTGGAAAAAAGAATATTAATCATTGATGCTGATCCTCAGGCGAATGCTACTTCCGGTCTGGGAGTGGAAGATGTTCAGTATTCTACATATAATCTACTGGAGCACAGTGCAGAGACAAGAGTGTGTATCAAAAGAACCGCGACTCCGAATCTGGATATTATCCCGTCGCATATCGACCTGGTAGCCGCGGAAATTGAATTGGTAGACAAGGAAGACCGTGAGTATATGCTGAAAAAAGCACTGGCAAGTGTAAGAGATGATTATGACTATATCATCATCGACTGTGCACCGAGTTTAGGTCTTATTACAGTCAATGCGCTTACGGCAGCAGATTCTGTAATCATTCCGATCCAGTGTGAGTATTTTGCATTAGAAGGACTTGGGAAACTTTTGAATACCGTTAAAAATGTTCAGAAAATCCACAACAAAGATCTTGGCATAGAAGGTCTTCTTCTGACCATGTACGACAGCAGATTGAGATTATCCAATCAGGTAGTGGAAGAAGTGAATCTTCACTTCCCTGAAATGGTTTTTGAAACCATTATCAGCAGAAACGTAAGATTGAGCGAAGCACCAAGTTTCGGGGAAAGTATCCTGAATTATGATGCAGAAAGTAAAGGAGCGGTTCAGTATATTCAGTTGGCTGAAGAAGTTCTTTTAAAGAATGAAAACTTAATAAAGAATTAA